GGCAGCAACTGATCGATTTACCCTATATCGAGAGAAGGCGAAAGCTTGCCGAAATCTCTGGAAAAATTCAATTAACGAAGCAAATTTTCACCTCAAATATCAAAGTTGCGCAGAAATTTTTTGAGGATGCACTTGCCAACAGATATGAGGGGCTTATCGCCAAAGAGCCAAATTCACTTTATACGCCTGGTGTCCGAGGGAAAAAATGGTTAAAGTTAAAGAGGGTTCCTGACACCCTTGACTTAGTAGTAGTCGCGGCGGATTATGGTTATGGATACAGACATGCCTGGCTGAGTGATTATTACTTAGCTGCCCGAAACATAGAAACCAACGAGTATGAAATTGTGGGAAAATGCTTCACTGGTTTAACCGATGATGAAATTCAGTGGATGACCCAGCAATTAAATGAAATTAAGTTATCTCAACAAGGCAGAACAGTGACGGTTGTACCGAAAATAGTTTTAGAAGTTGCCTTCACGGAAATTCAACGGAGCCCAACCTATGAAAGTGGCTATGCGTTAAGATTTGCAAGAATAGTTAGAATCAGAGACGATAAGGCCCCGCAAGATGTGGATACTGTGCAACGAATCGCCGAAATGTTTGAGCGCCAATTTAAGATAAAATCAAACTCTAACGGTAATTAACTGATTCATAGAAGTAACTTTTCATTTTAGAAATTGTAAAATAGAGTCAGCTGGCACCCTGTTCAGTTCAAGACCCACATCGGTGGGCTTTAATCCTAAGGCTAATCCTAAAATTTGCGGATAGAAGAGGGCTGGTAGGTTATATTCCTCACCGAAGGCTTCAGCGATAACGGATTGTTGCAAGTCAAATTGAGTTCCACAGATTGGACATATCGTCACCATGCAATGCGCCCCGCATTCCTTAGCGTTTTTTAGCTTTATTCCGGCAAGTTTTATGCCTAAGTTTACATCGAAAGCAAGGGTTGGTGCACCACAACACCATAACTTTAAGGGCCAATAGATGCTCTTTGCACCGGTAGCCTCAACCAATTCATCAAGCATTTTTGGGTTCTCCGAATTATCGAATTTCGTATTTTTTGATGGACGGAGAACGTGACAACCATAATGCACAGCTACGTTAAATTGGTCAAAGCATTGCTTTACTGCTGCTTTAATATTTTCTAGACCGTAGTCATAGTATAGAATTTGGATGAAATGTTTGACGCCAGTTTTACCTTGGTATTTTAATCCCTCAGCACTAAGCATCTCGTTAATTTTTTCTCGAAGCTTATCGTTTTCTTCCAGAATGTTACGGGTTTCTACTAATGCTCCATAGCAGCCATTGCATACTGTCACAAGTTCTTGGTCTTTTTCCTCCGCCATTGCCAAGATTCTTGCACCCATAGCAAGCCAAGTTTCAAAACTAAATGCTCTGATAGAGAGCCCACAGCAACCAGCACCCTCAAGATCTCTAAGGTCGATTCCCAGGGCTTTGGCGACATTTCGAGTCGAAACATCATAATTATTGAATCTTGCTGGAACTTGACAACCAATGAAATATGCGTAACTCATTCTTTCTTCCCCTCCCAGTAGGCCACAAGTTCATCGAATTTGGTTTTGCTCAATAGTCTCCTAACTGATTCTACGTTGACGGTTGGTGCTTTAGGTAAACCGAGGCTTAATCTTTCCATGTCGTGATATTCCGTCACTTCTAGGGTGCGTCCTAACTTAATAATGGATTGCCCTAGCATTTTTAGACTGTTTGGAATACCCTTTTCAATAGCTGCAATGTTTTTTAACGCAAACATTACATTAGCCAATTCTACGCCTTGAGGACATCTTTCATTGCACATAAAGCATGTGGAGCAAACCCAAACAGTCGGGCATGTAAGGGCTNNNNNNNNNNCTTGATCCCGCATGCCTAGGTGGATCATTCGGATTACTTGATGAGGCTTCACTTCTAATAATTCAGAATAGGGACAACTTGAAGTACACATTCCACATTGAAAGCATTTAAGAACAGTTTTACCTTCATGAGTTTGCGCAATCTCTAACTTGAATTCTGGATTAGGTTTAAAATTCTCCGATAGTTCATTTTTGCTTTTGTTAATCAAATCCCATCCCGACCTTTTAAAGCCGAATTTCCAAGCGGATTTGGTCCAAGCTTACTGATTTGAGCTGTAAATTCTTCCACTACCCTTGCCAGCTTCTGGCCCTCTCCAGCTGATATCCACTCAAACCTTAATCTTTCAGCGCCAATTCCGGCTGCTTGTAGCAATTTTTTCAATGCCTCAATCCTTTTCTCAGCTTTCAGATTACCGGAAATGTAATGACAATCACCTCGATGGCAACCTCCAATTAAAACGCCATCAGCTCCAAGTAAAAATGCCTGAAGAACGTGAATTGGGTCAATTCTTCCAGTACACATAACTCGGATAATTTTGATTGTCGGCGGGTAACTGAAACGGCTTACACCTGCCATATCCGCTCCAGCATATGCACACCAATTACAGAAAAATGATAGAATGTTTGGTTCAGTTGAAACGGTAGGTGTTCTAAGGGCCTCTGTGATCATTGCTGAGATTTGGTTATCTGTGAAGTGATGTATCTCGATTGCTTTAGCAGGACATTCCACGACACAAACTCCACAACCCTTACATAAAAGTGGATTAACCTCTGAAACCAGTCCTCTGAGTTTAACGGCACCATATTCACACACAACTTCGCAGTTTCCACAACCGATACATCTATTTGGATCCACCTCTGCTGTTACCGCTTCACTCCAGATTTTTTCCTTCATTAATATGGTTAAGGCTCTAGAGGCTGAAGCTAAGGCTTGACAGATGCATTCGGATAATCCTTGGGGGCTATGCGCTGTGCCACATAAATATATGCCATCGGTTTCAAAGTCCACAGGTCTTAATTTGGGGTGTGCTTCTAAGAAAAATCCGTTGAGGTTGAGCGGAACCTTTAACGTGCTCGAAACCTTTGAACAGTCTTCCCGCGGCACCATAGGAGTAGCCAACACAACCTCATCGACGGAGATTTCGACTTCCAGTTTAGCGATCGTATCAAAAACGCTGATACTCAGATTACCGTTCTCCTTAGGCTTCACCTTTGGAGGCATGTCAGGCTCGTAGCGTATGAAGGTAACGCCTTCTTCCCTAACTTTGCTGTAATATTTTTCCTCATCGAATGGCAGTCGTATATCACGGTAGAGAATGTACACGTGAGATTTTGGAGAACGTTTCTTTAGTTCTAAGGCGCAGTCGATAGCTTCGGCGCAACAGACGTTTGAACAATACGTTCTTCCTTGTTTCTCCCGTGAGCCAGCGCAGAGGATTATTACTATATTTTTCCCGACCTTAGCTTCATTGGTGTGAAGCATTCGTCTATACTCAGATAGGGAATAGACGTTGTCGTATTCACCAAATCCGTAAATGCCCTTTGGTTTTAACTCCTCAGAGCCAGTTGCAACAATTATTACGCCTACGCTAAATGTTTCTTCCTTTCCCATTCGAGTGACTGTTACCTCAAAGTTTCCAACTGATCCCTTTACTTGCTTTAATTCAGTGGAGGTCAGAAGCGTAACATTCTTGTGGCTTCTAACATCGTTGATTAAGGGTAGTAACACATCTTCCGTTGTTATTCCTTGTAAGGGAATAGTGTGCTCATATTTCAAGCGTCCGCCGATGTCTTCTTCCCGTTCGATAAGATAGACGTGAAAACCTTTATCTGCTATTGCCTTGGTAGCCGTTAAGCCTGATAACCCCCCACCGATTATCAGAGTTGCTGGTGTAACTTTAGTTTCAATTTTGTATAGTGGGGAAAGTAGCCTAGCTCTGGCCACCGCCATTCTGACTAGGTCCTTTGCCTTTTTCGTAGCTTCCAAGGGTCGACCAGAGTGGACCCAGGAATCATGTTCCCGTATGTTTGCCATTTCAAAGAGGTATGGGTTAAGCCCGATTTCCTCACATGTGCTGCGGAAGAGGGGTTCATGAGTGCGAGGAGTACATGCAGCTACAACAACGCGGTTGAGCTTATACCTCTCAATGACATCTTTAATCAGTACTTGAGAGTCTTTCGAACATGCAAAGAGTCTTTCTTCAGCGTGAATGACGTTTGGGAGTGTCTTAGCATATTCCACTACTTCGGGAACATTAACTACGCCTTTGATATTGATTCCGCAATCACAAACGAACACTCCTATTCTTGACTCAAGCTCGGTTAACCTCTCTTTTACCCTAACCTTAACTTCCGGTGCCTTAGCTGGAATCGTTCTAACAGTTGCTCTCGCGACAGCCGCGCTGGCTTGAATAACTGAGCTGGATATATCCTTTGGGGCTTGACACATGCCACACAGGTAGATACCCCGAATAGAAGAATCACTGGGATTCTTCGGATCTAATGATTTAAAGAAGCCGTATTCATCGGTTTGTATTCCAAGGGTTTTGGCTAAGAGTTCACTGCCAGTAGAAGGAACCACAGCAGGACATAAAACAACCATATCTACCTGCAGTGTTTTTACGTCTCCTGCCAGAAGATCTGCGTACCTTACAGTTAGTTTCCCCGTGGCAACATCTTTGAGAACCTCGCCTGGAAGACCTTTCACATATTTGATTTGGAATTCTTCCATAGCTCTTCGAATAAATTCCTCATGATTCTTTCCTAAGGCCTTAAGATCATTATACAAGATAAAAACTTCAATTTCAGGATCATGTTCTTTCGTTATGATTGCTTGCTTAGTGGCATACATGCAACAAATTTGTGAGCAATAAGGCTTTACGTTTTCGTTTCTTGACCCAACACACTGTATAAAGACGATTTTTTTGGGTTTAGTTTTATCTGATGGTTTTAGGATTTCTCCCCCGGTCGGGCCAGAGGCACTCAAAAGGCGCTCATATTGTAAAGATACTAATACGTCGGCGAACCGGCCATATCCATACTGAGGGAGGATTGATGGATCTAATAATTCGAAGCCTGTAGCAACTATGATTGCCTTAACCTTAATCGTTAATTCGGTGGGTTTTTGCTCAAATTCCACAGCGTTTGCAGGACATATTTTCTTGCAAATTTGGCATACTCCTCTTGTGAAAAAAAGGCAGTGTTCCTTATCGATTGTAGCTGTAGCAGGCACTGCTTGGGGGAAGGGGATGTATATGGCTTTCCGATATCCAAGCTGAGCGTTAAATTCACATGGAACTTTTACCGGACATTTTTCCACGCATAAACGGCAACCGTTACAGGCATCCCTATTTATATAGCGTGGCTTCGAAACTATTACAACCTCAAAGGAATCCCCGTTATTTATTGGTCGAACCTGTTTTATTTCGGCATAAGAAATTAGTCTAATACTTGGATGACGGGAAACCTCAACCATTTTAGGAGCGAGAATGCAAATGGAGCAATCAAGTGTTGGAAAAGTTTTGTCAAGTTGCGCCATCTTACCGCCGATCGACGGCCCCTTCTCGACCAAATAAACTGTATGCCCATGCTCCGCAAGCTCAAGGGAAGCTTGAATGCCAGAAATGCCACCACCTACTACAAGAAACTGCTCCTTTTCACCCATCATCGTGCTCATTCTTGATCGCCAGTCAACTTTCCGACATGAAATTTGCCCTTGAATTTTATCGATGCAACTAATTTTGAAAAACAAATTGGGACTTGTATTTATATATATTATTTCATTAGAAGAGGAAATATCATATACAAAGTTCAAGTTGTTTGTTACTAAGATGAGGATGACGACCTATGATCATAATGGAACAGAAGCCTTTAGAAGAAATTCTAAAGATGCTTGAAAGAGTTGACAATGTTTTAATTGTCGGCTGTAATGGGTGCGCTGGAATATATCAAGTAGGGGGAGAAAAACAGGCTGAAATCATGAAAATCCTTATTGGAATGGCAGTGAAACTGAAACAAAACCGTGAAATAAAAACTAAGTCCTGCGCAGTACTTCGACAATGCGATAGCCAGATCGCGGCTACAAGTTTAAGACCGATCGTCGAAGATTATGAGGCGATATTGTCTCTCGCATGTGGAGTTGGTGTTCAAACGGTCGCTCAATTGTTTGAGAATAAACTCGTCATTCCTGCGAATAACACAAAATTCATTGGAATGCAGGATCGTGAACTAGGGAAATTCTATGAACTCTGTTCTGCTTGCGGCGAATGTATTCTATTTGAAACCGGAGGCATCTGCCCGGTGACGAGATGTGGCAAAAGCCTGTTGAATGGCCCATGTGGGGGGCAGGCCTTAGGAAAGTGCGAAGTTGGCGGCTGGAAGAAGGATTGTGCTTGGGTCCTCATTTATAACCGACTTAAGGAGAAAAACATGCTTGAATATTTCACCAAGTTCAGGGAACCTAGAGATTTTCGGATTCGACAGGGACCACGTGAAATGGGGGGAGAATAACCATGGCGAAGCAGGTTTACAGCGAATTAATGAAAAGTATCACTGAGGGTAAGTTCATATTTACTGGAGAAATTGAACCAGTAAAAACGACCGATCTTCACGAAGTTATTGAAACCGCGAAGATACTTAAGGGACATGTGGTTGCAGTCAATATCACTGATAATCCAACTGCATTTGCATATATGAACTCGTTAATTCCATCGTATGTTATCCAAAGAGATGTGGGTTTAGAAGCGGTTTATCAGATGGTCAGCCGGGATAGGAATAGGATTGCCCTTACCTCTGACCTGTTAGCAGCTGGATATCTGGGTATTAAAAATGTTCTCGCCTTGTCCGGGGATCATACAACTGTCGGCGATAACCCAGGTGCTAAACCAGTTTACGACCTTGACTCAACTGGTTTACTATACCTGATAAGAAAGATGGTTGACGAGGGTGTTGATCTCGCAGGGAACAAGATAGATAAACCCCCGAAATTTCACGTGGGGATAGCTGCAGCATTAGGTGCTGACCCCATTGAACCTGAGCTTCTTAAAATTGAGCGAAAGGTCAAGATCGGTGTTGACTTCATTCAAACTCAAGCTGCATATGACATAGAGGTGGCAAAGCGATTTCTTAAACTTACAGAACATCTTAACGTTCCTACACTTATTGGGATCGCTCCGTTGAAATCCATTCCAATGCTAGATTGGATGGTAAAGTTTGTTCCTGGAATAGTTATTCCCAAAGAATTCCAAGACAGGTTGAGGAAAGCTAAGGAGAAGGGGGGTAAAGAAGCCATCTTTCAAGAAAACATCGAATTCTTCGGCGAATTCGTGAAAGAGATTAGGGCAACAACGCATGCTGCGGGCATTCATATA
The Candidatus Bathyarchaeota archaeon DNA segment above includes these coding regions:
- a CDS encoding ATP-dependent DNA ligase; translated protein: RHGFSEGLMEEAIATAFGVDITLVQRANLLISDLGLVAKISLNEGNAGLRKVKITLFHPIKPMLAESVQNVDEVFKVHNGMSSLEYKPDGARVQIHKSGECVRIFSRRLTDVTESLPDIVDLVRQNLHANEAIVEGEAIAVDIDGKPKPFQYLMRRFRRIREIEQTLKEVPVQLQLFDIMYLDGQQLIDLPYIERRRKLAEISGKIQLTKQIFTSNIKVAQKFFEDALANRYEGLIAKEPNSLYTPGVRGKKWLKLKRVPDTLDLVVVAADYGYGYRHAWLSDYYLAARNIETNEYEIVGKCFTGLTDDEIQWMTQQLNEIKLSQQGRTVTVVPKIVLEVAFTEIQRSPTYESGYALRFARIVRIRDDKAPQDVDTVQRIAEMFERQFKIKSNSNGN
- a CDS encoding CoB--CoM heterodisulfide reductase iron-sulfur subunit B family protein, with protein sequence MSYAYFIGCQVPARFNNYDVSTRNVAKALGIDLRDLEGAGCCGLSIRAFSFETWLAMGARILAMAEEKDQELVTVCNGCYGALVETRNILEENDKLREKINEMLSAEGLKYQGKTGVKHFIQILYYDYGLENIKAAVKQCFDQFNVAVHYGCHVLRPSKNTKFDNSENPKMLDELVEATGAKSIYWPLKLWCCGAPTLAFDVNLGIKLAGIKLKNAKECGAHCMVTICPICGTQFDLQQSVIAEAFGEEYNLPALFYPQILGLALGLKPTDVGLELNRVPADSILQFLK
- a CDS encoding 4Fe-4S dicluster domain-containing protein; the protein is MINKSKNELSENFKPNPEFKLEIAQTHEGKTVLKCFQCGMCTSSCPYSELLEVKPHQVIRMIHLGMRDQ
- a CDS encoding hydrogenase iron-sulfur subunit; this encodes MSTMMGEKEQFLVVGGGISGIQASLELAEHGHTVYLVEKGPSIGGKMAQLDKTFPTLDCSICILAPKMVEVSRHPSIRLISYAEIKQVRPINNGDSFEVVIVSKPRYINRDACNGCRLCVEKCPVKVPCEFNAQLGYRKAIYIPFPQAVPATATIDKEHCLFFTRGVCQICKKICPANAVEFEQKPTELTIKVKAIIVATGFELLDPSILPQYGYGRFADVLVSLQYERLLSASGPTGGEILKPSDKTKPKKIVFIQCVGSRNENVKPYCSQICCMYATKQAIITKEHDPEIEVFILYNDLKALGKNHEEFIRRAMEEFQIKYVKGLPGEVLKDVATGKLTVRYADLLAGDVKTLQVDMVVLCPAVVPSTGSELLAKTLGIQTDEYGFFKSLDPKNPSDSSIRGIYLCGMCQAPKDISSSVIQASAAVARATVRTIPAKAPEVKVRVKERLTELESRIGVFVCDCGINIKGVVNVPEVVEYAKTLPNVIHAEERLFACSKDSQVLIKDVIERYKLNRVVVAACTPRTHEPLFRSTCEEIGLNPYLFEMANIREHDSWVHSGRPLEATKKAKDLVRMAVARARLLSPLYKIETKVTPATLIIGGGLSGLTATKAIADKGFHVYLIEREEDIGGRLKYEHTIPLQGITTEDVLLPLINDVRSHKNVTLLTSTELKQVKGSVGNFEVTVTRMGKEETFSVGVIIVATGSEELKPKGIYGFGEYDNVYSLSEYRRMLHTNEAKVGKNIVIILCAGSREKQGRTYCSNVCCAEAIDCALELKKRSPKSHVYILYRDIRLPFDEEKYYSKVREEGVTFIRYEPDMPPKVKPKENGNLSISVFDTIAKLEVEISVDEVVLATPMVPREDCSKVSSTLKVPLNLNGFFLEAHPKLRPVDFETDGIYLCGTAHSPQGLSECICQALASASRALTILMKEKIWSEAVTAEVDPNRCIGCGNCEVVCEYGAVKLRGLVSEVNPLLCKGCGVCVVECPAKAIEIHHFTDNQISAMITEALRTPTVSTEPNILSFFCNWCAYAGADMAGVSRFSYPPTIKIIRVMCTGRIDPIHVLQAFLLGADGVLIGGCHRGDCHYISGNLKAEKRIEALKKLLQAAGIGAERLRFEWISAGEGQKLARVVEEFTAQISKLGPNPLGNSALKGRDGI
- a CDS encoding methylenetetrahydrofolate reductase C-terminal domain-containing protein, coding for MIIMEQKPLEEILKMLERVDNVLIVGCNGCAGIYQVGGEKQAEIMKILIGMAVKLKQNREIKTKSCAVLRQCDSQIAATSLRPIVEDYEAILSLACGVGVQTVAQLFENKLVIPANNTKFIGMQDRELGKFYELCSACGECILFETGGICPVTRCGKSLLNGPCGGQALGKCEVGGWKKDCAWVLIYNRLKEKNMLEYFTKFREPRDFRIRQGPREMGGE
- a CDS encoding methylenetetrahydrofolate reductase is translated as MAKQVYSELMKSITEGKFIFTGEIEPVKTTDLHEVIETAKILKGHVVAVNITDNPTAFAYMNSLIPSYVIQRDVGLEAVYQMVSRDRNRIALTSDLLAAGYLGIKNVLALSGDHTTVGDNPGAKPVYDLDSTGLLYLIRKMVDEGVDLAGNKIDKPPKFHVGIAAALGADPIEPELLKIERKVKIGVDFIQTQAAYDIEVAKRFLKLTEHLNVPTLIGIAPLKSIPMLDWMVKFVPGIVIPKEFQDRLRKAKEKGGKEAIFQENIEFFGEFVKEIRATTHAAGIHIMAIGFEWIVPKIIERAGLKTID